In one window of Mercurialis annua linkage group LG4, ddMerAnnu1.2, whole genome shotgun sequence DNA:
- the LOC126676225 gene encoding uncharacterized protein LOC126676225 — translation MKSTFRNAYSTVYSLSRSSLNPNYNLSFISLITLPSSLSRPLNAPFRSFCSTPSHSSSSSMAATTGDDNSSSFSLENQFKDFRAHLEESGSLREKIRAVVTQIESANRCIHVTLLLVHQSRPVSEVLEEAKLQVEILKKLYSQLADIIKDFPGQFYRYHGDWKSETQTVVSLLGFMHWLETGNLLLHNEAEEKLGLNSSEFGLDVEDYLIGICFMSNEMPRYVVNRVTAGDYDCPRKVLKFLTDLHAAFRMLNLRNDFLRKKFDGMKYDLRRVEEVYYDVKIRGLAANGDSAAYEKVDGQS, via the exons ATGAAATCAACGTTTCGAAACGCCTACTCCACTGTCTATTCCCTGTCCCGCTcctccttaaaccctaactacaACCTCTCTTTCATTTCCCTCATTACTCTCCCTTCCTCTCTCTCTCGTCCTCTAAACGCACCGTTTCGGTCATTCTGCTCAACTCCCTCCCACTCCTCCTCTTCATCAATGGCTGCCACCACCGGCGACGACAACTCCTCGTCGTTTTCTTTAGAAAACCAATTCAAGGACTTCCGTGCACATCTAGAAGAATCTGGAAGCTTACGCGAGAAGATTCGTGCTGTAGTTACTCAAATTGAGTCCGCCAATAGATGCATCCACGTCACTCTCCTTCTCGTTCATCAGTCCCGCCCTGTTTCAG AGGTTTTAGAAGAGGCCAAATTGCAAGTTGAAATCTTAAAGAAACTGTATAGCCAACTTGCAGATATTATTAAAGATTTCCCTGGTCAATTTTACAG GTATCATGGTGATTGGAAAAGTGAAACGCAGACAGTAGTGTCTCTACTTGGTTTTATGCATTGGTTAGAGACTGGAAATTTGCTTTTGCATAATGAAGCTGAGGAAAAACTTGGAT TGAATAGTTCAGAGTTTGGTTTGGACGTTGAGGACTATCTTATTG GTATTTGCTTCATGTCAAATGAAATG CCTAGATATGTGGTGAATCGTGTAACTGCAGGGGACTATGATTGCCCAAGAAAGGTGTTGAAATTCTTAACAGATCTCCATGCTGCTTTTCGCATGCTTAATCTCCGAAATGATTTTCTGCGGAAGAAATTTGATG GTATGAAGTATGATCTAAGAAGAGTTGAAGAAGTATACTATGACGTTAAAATTCGAGGTTTGGCTGCCAATGGGGATTCAGCTGCATATGAAAAAGTCGACGGTCAGTCCTAG